From the Psychrobacillus sp. FSL K6-4046 genome, one window contains:
- a CDS encoding toxic anion resistance protein, translating into MDQKEQLLEESNELKTQLKRDPQVLQLVAKIDPKNQVELLEFGREPANEISAFTGRILNTIKSSSMEESSELLKQLGKIMDKFDKKDFVEKPSLLSKVFKKGEKLIEKLFNKYQTMGKEIDKVFIEITKYEKEMKASTQTLEELYDKNFTYFMELEKYIVAGELKLNQLRQQLPALQEKAERGDQLVLMDLNSLQNAVELLDQRIYDLEMAKQVAYQSAPQIRMLQRGNTKLIGKINSAFVTTIPIFKTGLINAISAKRQNLVAQSMSELDRRTNEMLLRNANDISRQSVDIARMSGQPSIKIETIEQTWETIMRGMNETKAIEDENRKMREQGRLRLEELQKKYEDGQRK; encoded by the coding sequence ATGGACCAAAAGGAACAGCTTTTAGAGGAAAGCAATGAACTCAAAACACAATTGAAGAGAGATCCTCAGGTTTTACAATTGGTTGCGAAAATTGATCCTAAGAACCAAGTAGAGTTGTTAGAGTTTGGTCGCGAGCCAGCAAACGAAATCTCTGCTTTTACAGGAAGAATTTTAAACACAATAAAATCTAGTAGTATGGAAGAATCCAGCGAGCTTTTAAAACAGCTTGGTAAAATTATGGATAAGTTCGATAAAAAAGATTTTGTAGAAAAGCCATCTCTATTGAGCAAGGTGTTCAAAAAGGGTGAGAAGCTAATTGAAAAGCTCTTCAATAAGTATCAAACAATGGGGAAAGAAATAGACAAAGTCTTCATTGAAATTACGAAATATGAAAAAGAGATGAAAGCTTCTACTCAAACGTTAGAAGAACTCTACGATAAAAACTTCACTTATTTCATGGAGCTAGAGAAATATATTGTTGCAGGTGAATTAAAGCTTAACCAGTTACGCCAGCAGCTCCCTGCCCTACAGGAAAAAGCAGAGAGAGGCGATCAGCTTGTTTTAATGGATTTAAATTCCCTTCAAAATGCCGTTGAGCTACTAGATCAAAGAATTTATGACTTAGAAATGGCTAAACAAGTTGCCTATCAGTCTGCCCCTCAAATCCGAATGCTGCAACGAGGTAATACCAAGCTTATAGGGAAGATTAACTCTGCATTTGTGACTACCATTCCTATATTTAAAACTGGTCTAATCAATGCTATTTCTGCCAAACGACAAAACTTGGTTGCCCAATCGATGAGTGAATTAGACCGTCGAACAAACGAAATGCTGTTAAGAAATGCGAATGACATTTCTAGGCAAAGTGTAGATATCGCCAGAATGTCAGGTCAGCCTAGTATTAAAATTGAAACGATTGAGCAAACGTGGGAAACGATTATGCGTGGGATGAACGAAACAAAGGCGATTGAAGATGAAAACCGTAAAATGAGAGAACAAGGTCGTCTTCGATTAGAAGAGCTTCAAAAGAAATATGAAGATGGTCAAAGAAAATAA
- a CDS encoding YceG family protein — MVKLNPIRMQSWDSSNIGKWLKNSLEDPSIVTVDQDSLTYPQLLCQFIGVSMDEDEYFTILHTQLNDSDGKLINLTNSLNKNIAPDKLRAINQLFEIHRQEKGLSPNRMVAFLEGHFLLPKLNDTDLNRRIRIVLIDLLKQLQSNYVEGTQHHEYRRITIDMIKWIFNHVEPVLEKLDFQTGLPGFLWYGDATPSERWFLKFLGAYGFHIVIFNPCDESWPMQMLGIDEEHSFKFPKIASKPSEFPNEMPKIAGTVAFRATQEINELLHHDDSGLYKPFQFKSYSINSLRLKTTEDEAFLIAKERAMIRPHFQVSSQQVTIPVVFAKYMGIDRNRKRFWNNVHSLTSREDTHVIRQFPFTKEQKANPVFHYRNALNSDGMLDPEIMKSSNWWSYGKLPSGTQTAIGEAIAKHVRDPILIPQGNETHEELQLYAFSQSMFIPDFVIRLFQTFDYPQFVPTIFLYNEEKGPELSRADANALCIMHHLGLDIILVNPQGHLDIEKWVQEGMFDLHWMDDRSFNEPFKEENVVSKIFKKFR; from the coding sequence ATGGTGAAGTTAAATCCAATAAGGATGCAGTCGTGGGATTCATCTAACATTGGGAAATGGCTAAAAAACTCTTTAGAAGACCCTAGCATAGTGACAGTCGATCAAGATAGCCTGACATATCCCCAGTTATTATGCCAATTTATTGGTGTTTCTATGGATGAAGATGAGTATTTTACTATTTTGCATACACAATTAAATGATTCTGATGGTAAGCTGATTAATCTTACTAATTCTCTTAATAAAAATATTGCACCTGATAAACTACGTGCTATTAATCAGCTTTTTGAAATACATCGCCAGGAAAAAGGACTGTCTCCGAATCGAATGGTTGCCTTTTTGGAAGGTCATTTTTTACTCCCAAAACTCAATGATACCGATTTAAATAGACGTATAAGGATTGTTTTAATCGATTTATTAAAACAGCTCCAATCTAACTATGTTGAAGGGACACAGCACCATGAGTATCGACGGATAACGATTGATATGATTAAATGGATATTCAATCATGTCGAGCCTGTTTTAGAAAAATTAGACTTTCAAACTGGTCTGCCCGGCTTCCTCTGGTACGGTGATGCTACTCCTAGTGAGAGATGGTTTCTAAAGTTTTTAGGAGCTTATGGATTTCATATCGTCATATTTAATCCCTGCGATGAATCCTGGCCAATGCAAATGCTTGGAATAGATGAGGAACATTCCTTTAAATTTCCCAAAATAGCAAGCAAGCCAAGTGAATTTCCAAATGAGATGCCTAAAATTGCTGGTACAGTTGCTTTTAGAGCTACTCAAGAAATAAATGAACTCTTGCATCACGATGATTCAGGTCTTTATAAGCCTTTTCAATTTAAATCATATTCCATAAATTCCTTAAGGTTAAAAACCACCGAGGATGAAGCATTCTTAATAGCTAAAGAACGTGCTATGATTCGGCCTCACTTTCAAGTAAGCAGTCAGCAAGTAACTATTCCCGTCGTTTTTGCTAAATACATGGGAATAGACCGCAATCGAAAGCGTTTTTGGAACAACGTGCATTCCTTAACCTCTCGAGAGGATACCCATGTGATTCGTCAATTCCCATTTACTAAGGAACAAAAGGCAAATCCAGTTTTTCATTATCGAAATGCTTTAAACTCTGACGGAATGTTAGATCCTGAGATTATGAAATCTTCTAATTGGTGGTCTTATGGTAAGCTACCTTCAGGTACACAAACAGCGATAGGTGAAGCCATTGCTAAGCATGTGCGTGATCCCATTCTTATTCCTCAGGGAAACGAAACACATGAGGAATTACAATTATATGCATTCTCTCAATCCATGTTTATACCTGATTTTGTTATACGTCTGTTTCAAACGTTTGATTACCCTCAATTTGTTCCAACTATCTTCCTTTATAACGAAGAAAAGGGACCCGAGTTGAGTAGAGCAGATGCAAACGCTCTATGCATCATGCATCATCTTGGTTTAGATATTATATTGGTAAATCCGCAAGGACATTTGGATATAGAAAAATGGGTTCAAGAAGGAATGTTTGATCTGCACTGGATGGATGATAGATCCTTCAATGAGCCTTTTAAAGAAGAGAATGTAGTAAGTAAGATTTTTAAAAAATTTAGATGA
- a CDS encoding HAD hydrolase family protein, whose product MTILFASDLDRTLIYSKKSRGLEVSEQDLAIVEWRENNPTAFMTKEGLEIFKELSSSIEFLPVTTRTSKQYERLFRLYNPQEKPTYSIVSNGAVILENGKPIPEWSDKIEVQLENDCTSVSHVLSQIEPYIQRGSVLKSLQAENWFVYMIIDEERFTVEDLEDLSQLFYKQGFTLSKQGRKLYVMPNCINKSLALEFVADRVEAETVIAAGDSLLDLDMVLSADYGFIPQHGEVILNNSHLPSHVQVTDQTGVLAGEEIIKKVHNICYNMY is encoded by the coding sequence ATGACTATTCTATTTGCGAGTGATTTAGATCGAACACTCATATATAGTAAAAAATCTAGAGGTCTCGAAGTAAGTGAACAAGATCTAGCCATAGTAGAGTGGCGTGAGAACAATCCGACAGCATTCATGACCAAGGAAGGACTAGAAATTTTTAAAGAACTCTCCTCTTCCATTGAATTTTTGCCGGTCACAACTAGAACTAGTAAACAATATGAACGTTTGTTTAGATTGTATAATCCTCAGGAGAAGCCAACATACTCCATTGTTTCCAATGGAGCTGTAATATTAGAAAATGGTAAACCTATTCCGGAATGGTCTGATAAAATAGAGGTACAGCTTGAGAACGACTGTACCTCTGTCTCTCACGTACTATCACAGATTGAACCTTATATTCAAAGAGGCTCCGTCTTAAAATCCTTACAGGCAGAGAACTGGTTTGTGTATATGATTATAGATGAGGAGAGATTTACAGTTGAGGACTTGGAAGACCTATCCCAACTCTTTTACAAGCAAGGCTTTACCTTGTCTAAACAAGGAAGAAAGTTGTACGTAATGCCTAATTGTATTAACAAATCTCTCGCTCTTGAGTTTGTAGCTGATCGAGTAGAGGCAGAAACAGTAATTGCAGCAGGTGATTCATTATTAGACTTAGATATGGTTTTGAGTGCTGATTACGGTTTCATCCCTCAGCATGGAGAAGTTATATTAAATAATTCGCACCTCCCATCTCACGTCCAAGTAACCGATCAAACTGGTGTATTGGCAGGTGAGGAAATAATAAAAAAAGTTCATAATATTTGTTATAATATGTATTAA
- a CDS encoding cysteine protease StiP domain-containing protein, whose product MLKTDHLVKTSYSPEDITFLLKDMSKIQIESNIDNREKAFSLGHHYSESLPIEYRPSPEYLRLYNQAMNQLSSYIAQLVGIVTRRVHKYAGTDQVVIISLARAGSPVGILMRRYARTFLGLDWPHFSVSILRGKGIDENAIKTVRDLYPNHHLQFVDGWTGKGAIQKELTKSVQQLNEQGLHLNDDLAVLSDPGGCATLYSTREDILIPNAFLNSTVSGLISRTILNNAYQSPEDFHGAKYYAELEDEDVSNSFVDQITAHFSAEEENTLKQFNEFPIKNERTWSGMQVAQEIAHKYYKNSDLTKVKPSIGETTRTLLRRKPHKILLRDENEEAVKHILSLCQEKNIPIEIIPDLYYRAIGLIESEELI is encoded by the coding sequence ATGCTTAAGACTGATCACTTAGTTAAAACTAGTTACTCACCAGAAGACATTACCTTCTTACTAAAGGATATGTCCAAAATTCAAATTGAATCGAACATAGATAATCGAGAAAAGGCATTTTCTTTAGGGCATCATTACTCTGAGTCCTTACCTATAGAATATCGACCCTCTCCAGAGTATCTACGTTTATACAATCAGGCTATGAACCAGCTTTCTAGCTATATAGCTCAATTAGTAGGCATTGTCACTAGACGCGTCCACAAATATGCAGGAACGGATCAAGTCGTCATCATTTCCTTGGCACGCGCAGGAAGCCCAGTAGGAATTTTAATGAGAAGATATGCTCGTACTTTTTTAGGCTTAGACTGGCCACATTTTAGCGTATCCATCTTAAGAGGAAAAGGGATTGACGAAAATGCTATAAAAACAGTGCGTGATTTATACCCGAACCATCATTTACAATTTGTAGATGGTTGGACAGGAAAAGGTGCCATTCAAAAAGAGTTGACCAAATCCGTTCAACAATTGAATGAACAAGGTCTTCACTTAAACGATGACCTTGCAGTCCTTTCCGATCCTGGTGGATGTGCAACGTTATATAGCACAAGAGAAGATATTCTAATACCTAATGCCTTTTTAAATTCTACAGTATCTGGCTTAATCAGTAGAACTATTCTAAATAACGCCTATCAGTCACCAGAGGATTTTCATGGGGCCAAGTATTACGCGGAGCTTGAGGATGAGGATGTGTCCAACTCTTTTGTCGATCAAATAACTGCTCATTTTTCTGCTGAAGAGGAAAATACCCTAAAGCAGTTCAATGAATTCCCTATTAAGAACGAAAGAACCTGGTCAGGCATGCAGGTAGCTCAAGAAATCGCACACAAATATTACAAAAACTCTGACCTCACCAAAGTAAAGCCTAGTATTGGGGAAACGACTAGAACGTTATTAAGAAGGAAACCTCATAAAATTCTCTTAAGAGATGAAAATGAGGAAGCTGTTAAGCATATTTTAAGCTTATGCCAAGAAAAAAATATACCTATTGAAATAATCCCTGACCTTTATTACCGTGCTATTGGGCTTATAGAATCGGAGGAATTAATATGA
- a CDS encoding phosphoribosyltransferase family protein, with amino-acid sequence MKMLPHTTLSATSRTYNLHGNLKLTIDVQNNPYNLNPDKLFEMGVRINKKRQFLFISRLLGKHLPVDPSLSLGTGTVLASMLMENEGLPAHPQLMEIIQMIDSGQSDRTLSLSSLKYKVKLPTNTVFIGFAETATGLGHAVFNHFDEAQYIHTTREEIINLSPSFVFEEEHSHATSHRVYASENVLKEAETIVLIDDEITSGLTLSNLIISLNEKFPKKQFKILSILDWRSVENINNFTDLMKQNGIHAEIIPILSGQFTLHNTATIKEEVIPYLKGGEEVHVSLEDDIPSQCTTPYFSEHAIYSTLTGRFGLTSESHAAMDDWIHKLLEKLKLDRDKPTLVIGIGENIYIPSRIALALGKHTKIQTTTRSPIFAKKEEHYPIKSKCKFILPDSNGVEQYLYNVAEHEFEQILVVAESVKNKETWSPLLSYLHSKGSVTWLSLTSPANRGGLEDA; translated from the coding sequence ATGAAAATGTTACCACACACGACTTTATCGGCTACATCAAGAACATATAATTTACATGGAAATTTAAAGCTAACCATTGATGTTCAAAATAATCCATACAACCTTAATCCAGATAAGCTTTTTGAAATGGGAGTAAGAATAAATAAAAAAAGACAATTTCTCTTTATTAGTCGCCTGCTCGGGAAACACCTACCAGTAGACCCTTCTCTTTCACTAGGAACTGGGACTGTTCTTGCTTCTATGTTAATGGAAAATGAAGGTTTACCTGCTCATCCACAGTTAATGGAAATTATTCAAATGATTGATTCCGGCCAGTCAGACCGCACGCTTAGCCTTAGCTCTTTAAAATATAAGGTTAAATTACCGACTAATACTGTCTTTATAGGCTTCGCAGAAACTGCCACCGGTTTAGGTCATGCTGTTTTTAATCATTTCGATGAGGCTCAGTATATTCATACTACGCGTGAAGAAATCATCAATCTCTCCCCTTCTTTTGTTTTTGAAGAAGAGCATTCTCATGCTACCTCTCACCGAGTATATGCTTCAGAGAACGTGTTAAAGGAAGCGGAAACGATTGTACTTATCGATGATGAAATAACCTCTGGTCTCACACTTTCCAATTTAATTATATCCTTAAACGAAAAGTTCCCAAAAAAGCAGTTTAAAATATTGTCTATTCTGGATTGGAGAAGTGTAGAAAATATAAACAACTTTACTGACTTAATGAAACAAAATGGGATTCATGCCGAAATAATTCCCATTCTTTCTGGTCAATTCACTCTACACAATACAGCTACCATCAAAGAGGAAGTCATACCTTATCTAAAAGGGGGTGAAGAAGTTCATGTGTCTTTAGAAGATGACATCCCCTCTCAGTGCACCACTCCCTATTTTAGCGAACATGCAATTTATAGCACTCTCACTGGTAGATTTGGCCTGACGAGTGAAAGCCATGCAGCAATGGACGACTGGATACATAAATTACTTGAGAAGCTGAAATTAGATAGGGATAAACCAACGCTTGTAATAGGCATAGGAGAAAACATATATATTCCAAGCCGTATTGCTCTCGCACTAGGTAAACATACCAAGATCCAAACAACGACTAGAAGCCCAATCTTTGCAAAAAAAGAAGAACACTATCCAATTAAAAGTAAGTGTAAATTTATTTTGCCTGATTCAAATGGTGTTGAACAATACTTATATAACGTTGCAGAACATGAATTTGAACAAATCTTAGTAGTAGCAGAGTCTGTAAAAAATAAAGAAACCTGGTCTCCTTTACTAAGCTATTTGCACAGCAAAGGATCGGTCACATGGTTATCCCTTACATCGCCAGCTAACAGAGGGGGATTAGAGGATGCTTAA
- a CDS encoding HpcH/HpaI aldolase/citrate lyase family protein: MNNFFHLPPKEFSKTTDKLKLGIAMGATLYIPGLMSNFSSKLIKRSFENLTSVIMCLEDSISDNALTEAENNVVEQLHTLAEAISANATLQYDLPLLFIRIRSVDQLQRIASQLGNDLDLITGIVFPKCNSTNANDFFSCLDSLNQARSVTLYGLPIIESKEIIFKESRQEELQKLYKIFLNYERLILTIRVGATDFSSLFSLRRPYNRTVYELQLIGDCLTEILNTFRRYEDNFIISGPVFEYFDDKSKDILWEEVQLDLLNGFYGKTCIHPSQVDIVNAVYPVSKETFDDASMIVGNRYGNNGILSSPSKNKMNEVKPHYSWALKILAQAEIYGVLNENVTTHDFIGYIKNI, from the coding sequence GTGAATAATTTTTTTCATCTACCTCCTAAAGAATTTTCAAAAACGACAGACAAGCTAAAATTGGGGATTGCTATGGGTGCCACTTTATATATTCCTGGCCTAATGAGTAATTTTTCTTCAAAATTAATCAAGAGATCTTTTGAAAATCTTACTAGTGTAATTATGTGTTTAGAGGATTCTATTTCAGATAACGCGCTAACAGAAGCCGAAAACAATGTAGTAGAACAACTGCACACCTTAGCTGAAGCGATCAGCGCAAATGCTACCCTACAGTATGATTTGCCCCTCCTATTTATAAGAATTCGAAGCGTAGACCAGTTACAGAGAATTGCTAGTCAGTTAGGAAATGATTTAGACCTTATCACGGGTATAGTCTTCCCTAAATGTAATTCTACTAATGCTAATGATTTCTTTTCATGCTTGGATTCCTTAAACCAAGCAAGATCCGTTACGCTATATGGTTTGCCTATTATTGAATCAAAAGAGATTATTTTTAAAGAGTCTCGACAAGAGGAGCTCCAAAAGCTTTATAAGATTTTCTTGAATTACGAACGTCTCATATTAACCATTAGAGTTGGGGCAACAGACTTCTCTAGCCTTTTTAGCCTTAGACGGCCATATAATAGAACTGTTTACGAGCTACAATTAATTGGAGATTGTTTAACAGAAATTCTAAACACGTTTAGACGCTATGAGGATAACTTTATAATTTCAGGTCCTGTATTTGAATACTTTGATGATAAAAGTAAGGACATCTTATGGGAAGAAGTTCAACTAGACCTTTTGAATGGATTTTACGGTAAAACGTGCATTCATCCAAGCCAAGTAGATATCGTTAATGCTGTCTATCCTGTTTCTAAGGAGACGTTTGACGACGCTAGCATGATCGTTGGAAACAGATATGGAAATAATGGAATTTTAAGTAGCCCTTCAAAAAATAAAATGAATGAGGTTAAACCTCATTATAGTTGGGCTTTAAAAATACTGGCGCAAGCAGAAATATATGGGGTGCTAAATGAAAATGTTACCACACACGACTTTATCGGCTACATCAAGAACATATAA
- a CDS encoding TerD family protein — MAINLSKGQKVDLTKGNPGLTNIIVGLGWDTNKYDGRNDFDLDSSVFLLNSSGKCASEADFIFYNNTSGSNGAVVHTGDNRTGEGDGDDEQVNINLANVTSSIEKIAFSITIHDAEARGQNFGQVNNSYVRIINADTQEELIRYDLGEDFSIETAVVVGELYRHNNEWKFNAIGSGYQGGLGALVSDFGLN, encoded by the coding sequence ATGGCTATTAATTTATCTAAAGGACAAAAGGTAGACTTAACTAAAGGTAATCCAGGGTTAACAAACATTATTGTAGGTCTAGGCTGGGATACAAACAAATATGACGGCAGAAACGACTTCGACCTTGACTCTTCCGTTTTCTTATTAAATAGCAGTGGAAAATGTGCATCTGAGGCTGATTTTATTTTTTATAACAATACTTCAGGTAGTAATGGAGCAGTTGTTCATACAGGAGATAATCGCACAGGCGAAGGCGATGGCGATGATGAGCAAGTTAATATAAACCTTGCAAACGTTACAAGTTCTATTGAAAAAATTGCTTTTAGCATTACTATTCACGATGCAGAAGCTAGAGGTCAAAACTTTGGTCAAGTAAATAATTCATACGTACGAATTATCAATGCAGACACTCAGGAAGAACTAATTCGCTACGATTTAGGAGAAGATTTCTCAATTGAAACAGCAGTAGTTGTAGGTGAATTGTATCGCCACAATAACGAGTGGAAATTTAATGCAATTGGTAGCGGCTACCAAGGTGGATTAGGAGCTTTAGTTTCTGACTTTGGCTTAAACTAG
- a CDS encoding TerD family protein: MAINLVKGQKIDLTKGRSSLKSVMVGLGWDPVSQKSGGFLGSLFGGGSSGAAIDCDASVLLLNENGKLSSKQQLIYFGNKTSNNGSVVHMGDNRTGDGDGDDEVINVNLKSVASSVHRLLFVVNIYQAKQRKQDFGLIKNAFIRLVDNDTRQELVHYNLSDNYSGKTSLFLGELYRDGEEWKFSAIGEGTADTDISSIANKYL; encoded by the coding sequence ATGGCTATTAATCTTGTAAAAGGACAAAAAATTGATCTTACTAAAGGTAGGTCTTCTTTAAAAAGTGTCATGGTTGGACTTGGATGGGATCCAGTAAGTCAAAAAAGCGGTGGGTTTTTAGGTAGTCTTTTTGGCGGTGGTTCTAGTGGCGCTGCTATAGACTGTGACGCTTCAGTTCTACTTTTAAACGAAAATGGAAAGTTATCTTCCAAACAACAATTAATATATTTTGGAAACAAAACTTCTAACAATGGCAGCGTGGTACATATGGGTGACAACCGTACCGGAGATGGTGACGGAGACGATGAGGTAATTAACGTAAACCTTAAATCAGTTGCAAGTTCTGTTCATAGACTTTTATTTGTCGTTAATATTTACCAAGCAAAACAACGAAAACAAGATTTTGGCTTGATAAAAAATGCATTTATTCGTTTAGTGGACAACGATACAAGACAAGAATTAGTACATTATAATCTTTCTGATAATTATTCTGGGAAAACTTCACTTTTCCTTGGGGAACTATATCGCGATGGTGAAGAGTGGAAATTCTCGGCTATTGGAGAAGGTACAGCAGACACTGATATTTCATCTATAGCAAACAAATACTTATAA
- a CDS encoding M20 family metallopeptidase, which produces MTNDLFRRLEEGFNDMVTIRRYLHMHPEVSFQETNTAKYIQNFYLQLGIPFDANVGGNGVVARVKGARPGKTVALRADFDALPIQDEKEVPYKSTVPGVMHACGHDGHTATLLILARTIHELKDELSGEYVFIHQHAEEYAPGGAKPMIEAGCLHDVDVIFGTHLWSQTPLHTIAYRSGPIMAAADRFIIKIQGRGGHGANPHDTKDAILAASQLVVNLQQIVSRRVNPVESAVLSVGSFVADNAFNIIADSVKLSGTIRTFTPAVRDLMENELRRVLDGTCLTADCTYTLTYERGYPPVINHKEETEYLAEIARQIPDVKEVQESELLMIGEDYGYYLEQIPGTFFFTGAMPDGDVYPHHSPMFDFDEKAMLTAAKTLGHAAILYQKK; this is translated from the coding sequence ATGACTAATGATTTATTTCGAAGATTAGAAGAAGGTTTTAATGACATGGTAACAATTAGAAGGTATTTACATATGCATCCTGAGGTATCCTTTCAAGAGACTAACACTGCCAAATATATTCAAAACTTTTACTTACAACTTGGTATACCTTTTGACGCCAATGTGGGCGGAAATGGTGTTGTCGCAAGAGTTAAAGGGGCACGCCCTGGGAAAACGGTTGCTTTGCGTGCAGACTTTGATGCACTACCCATTCAAGATGAGAAGGAAGTTCCGTATAAATCTACAGTACCTGGTGTAATGCACGCCTGTGGACATGATGGACATACTGCTACACTGCTCATTCTTGCCCGTACTATACATGAGTTAAAAGATGAACTGAGCGGAGAATACGTATTTATACATCAGCATGCGGAGGAATATGCACCAGGTGGCGCAAAACCAATGATAGAAGCTGGCTGCTTACATGACGTAGATGTAATTTTTGGTACCCATTTATGGTCTCAAACTCCCCTTCACACAATTGCCTATCGCTCCGGCCCAATTATGGCTGCAGCAGATCGTTTTATCATCAAAATTCAAGGGCGCGGTGGTCATGGCGCTAATCCTCATGACACAAAAGATGCCATTTTGGCTGCTTCACAACTAGTAGTTAATTTGCAGCAAATTGTCTCAAGAAGAGTCAATCCGGTAGAGTCGGCTGTTCTTTCTGTCGGTTCATTTGTTGCCGACAATGCATTTAACATTATCGCTGATTCGGTTAAATTGAGCGGAACCATTAGAACATTTACTCCTGCTGTAAGAGATTTAATGGAGAATGAGTTACGACGCGTGTTAGACGGAACTTGTCTGACTGCAGACTGTACCTATACACTCACATATGAAAGAGGATACCCTCCAGTCATTAACCATAAAGAAGAAACAGAATATCTTGCTGAAATAGCAAGACAAATCCCAGATGTCAAAGAGGTACAGGAATCGGAGCTTTTAATGATTGGTGAGGATTATGGCTATTATCTCGAACAAATTCCAGGGACGTTTTTCTTCACCGGAGCTATGCCTGATGGAGATGTCTACCCACATCATAGCCCGATGTTTGATTTTGATGAAAAGGCCATGCTAACAGCAGCTAAAACGTTAGGGCATGCCGCTATTCTCTATCAAAAGAAATAA
- a CDS encoding YhcN/YlaJ family sporulation lipoprotein, protein MIKKMKILIAILIIGFLTACGNDDAKDDKTTDTTTDTTQDGNMDPNATVDTGNDGEIGEEEGKDVSTNGDQKVDVADDVAAKIAELDEVDVAHVLVTDTNAYVAVKAKEGTEDNDELKTRISEKAKEGKGNLNFENVYVSLDPDFVGRMEEYGTKIKAGEPVEGFFDEFTDTVQRVFPDTAK, encoded by the coding sequence ATGATAAAAAAGATGAAGATATTAATCGCTATTCTTATAATAGGGTTCTTAACAGCATGTGGAAATGATGATGCTAAGGATGATAAAACAACAGATACGACAACGGATACAACTCAAGATGGGAATATGGATCCTAATGCAACAGTTGATACTGGGAACGATGGAGAAATTGGTGAAGAAGAAGGAAAAGACGTTTCTACAAACGGAGATCAAAAGGTTGATGTAGCAGATGACGTGGCTGCAAAAATTGCAGAATTGGATGAAGTAGATGTTGCTCATGTGTTAGTGACGGATACAAATGCATATGTTGCTGTTAAAGCGAAAGAAGGAACAGAAGATAACGATGAGTTAAAAACTCGTATATCTGAAAAAGCTAAAGAAGGTAAAGGTAATTTAAATTTTGAGAACGTGTATGTATCTTTGGATCCTGATTTTGTTGGCCGTATGGAAGAGTACGGAACAAAGATTAAAGCAGGGGAGCCGGTTGAAGGATTCTTTGATGAGTTTACAGATACAGTACAACGTGTATTTCCTGATACAGCTAAATAA